Genomic window (Desulforapulum autotrophicum HRM2):
GTATCGCACCACCCTCCAGGTGGAACCCATTGTGGATCTGCTGCTGCTGGATGAACTCAATCCCCGGGCCGTAGGGTTTCAGATGGCAGCCCTGTTTGACCATGTGGAGACCCTTCCCGGCAGTGAAGCAAAGGCCTTTAAAACCCGGGAGGAGAAGATCACCCTGGATCTTACCACCCAGCTGCGCCTTATCGATATCCGGGAACTCCTGGAAAAGAATGAACAGGGGGAGCTGAACCGACTGACCCAACTGCTGGATCATCTGGATAAGGGAATTATCACCCTTGCCAACCACATCTCCCAGCACTATTTAAGTCGCATTGAAACGGAAAAACAGCTGGGAAATCTCGGAAAGCCCTCTGTCTTAAAAAATGATTTCTCACTGACCGGAGCGCCCTATGCAGTATAATATTTCCCATATCACCCGGTATCACCATGGTGATGTGGCCTCTTTATCCCACAATGAGCTGTTTTTGACGCCCCGCCAGACACCCACCCAGAACTGTGTGAAAAATACCATCACCCTGTCACCGGAGCCATCCACCTTTTCCCAGCGAATGGACTTTTTTGGCAACACCGTTACCACCACTACTATCCAGAGGCCCCACAGAACCCTGGAAATAACCGCTGGAAGCCAAGTCATTCTTACTCCGGCAAACCCCATACCCCCGGAGCAGACGCCGGCCTGGGACCAGGTAAAGAAGATGGTGTGGCAGCATGCCACCCCCGAAACCATGGAGGCCTTTCAATTTGTGTTTGCCTCTTCCATGATACCGGTGGGTGAAAAATTTGCCGCATGGGCACGGGATCTTTTTCAACCCGGGGAACCCATTTTAAAGGCGGCCCTGGCATTGACTGAGCGGGTTTTTACCCAGTTTAAATATGATCCCGGGGCAACCACCACCACCACAGCGGTGGATACCTCCTTTGAAATGAAACGGGGTGTGTGCCAGGATTTTGCCCACATTGAGATTGCCTGCCTGCGGTCATTGGGGCTTTGTGCCCGCTATGTCAGCGGGTATCTTCACACCTTGCCGCCTCCGGGCAAGGAAAAGCTTGTTGGTGCAGATGCCTCCCACGCCTGGCTTTCCATTTATATTCCGGGCATGGGGTGGGTGGATCTGGACCCCACCAACAATGTTATCCCAACGGATCAGCACCTGACCCTGGCATGGGGACGGGACTACAGTGATGTGACCCCGGTGAAGGGCACCGTGCTGGGAGGGGGTACCCATCAGCTTTCCGTATCGGTGGATGTCAGACCGGGGACCTGAGCCCATGTGATACCCCCGGTGGCTCTCCCTGGCGGATGGTGGGGGAGTATATAGATGCTCTATGGACATAAAATCCGCCATCAGAATTACCGATTGGCCTTTAAAACGTGAGTATGCAATATTCCCCAATTTAATCTTAAGCTCAGGAGAATATTGCCATGAAAAAAGGCATTTTTAATGGTCTGGTCATTGTTACCAGTATGGTTTTAATGATATCTCTTTGGGGGTGCGGGAGTTCCAGCACTACTTCCAAAGCAGTCCCCAGCGATAATTTAACCGGGGACACTTCAATGTTTCCCAACAATGATCTCATCGCCTCGGCCCAGTATCTGTTGGACAATGGTGCCAGCAATGTGAATGCGTCTGCAAATTCAACACCGATTATCATTGATACCCGTTCCGCTGCAGCCTATGCCCTGGGGCACATCCCTGGAGCCATCAATACCGAATGGGGAAATTTTGTTGTTTGGAATGAGCCGCCGGAAAAAGCCGTTCTCCAACCAGTGGCGGATCTTGAAACCACCCTGGGAAGCCTTGGTTTGACCCGGGAAGCCACCATTGTTATCTACGATGATACCCTTGCCTCCTGGGGGTCATCCGGCCGAATCTTCTGGATGCTTGAATATTTGGGCTGTACCCATGTTAAAATCCTCAACGGGGGATGGGACAAATGGGAGGCAGATAAACTGCCGGCCCAGACATCTGTAAACGTTTTGGCGCCGGCTGTTTTTACAGCCGTACTCAATACCGACATTAATCCGGATAAGGATCACATTCTGGATCGAATGGGAGACAGTGATTTTGTGACGGTGGATACCCGTACAGATGCAGAGTTCAACGGGTGGACTCTCTACGGTGAAGCCCGGGGGGGACACATCTCTGGAGCGGTTCATCTGCCCTATGAGTGGTATTTCAACAGTGATCATTCAATCCTTGGCTATGCTGATTTACAGGATCTTTTTGACTCCCACGGTATCTCCGATGATAAAGAGATTGTTCCCTATTGCACCGCTGGTATCAGAAGTGGTTTTTTCTATTACCTTGCCAGGTTGATGGGGTATGACCGGGTAAGCAACTATGACGCCTCCATGTGGGACTGGGCCGCTGCAAATTCTGCGGTTTATCCCATGGAGGCACTTGCCCACTATGAACGCCTTGTTTATCCGGCCCTGGTTAACCAAATGATGGCAGAAGAGCCTGACCTGGTCATTGTGGAAACCGGTTGGGGACCTGTGGGTGATAATTACAACAGCGGTCATCTTCCCGGAGCTGTGTGGGTCAACACCGATGAAATTGAATACGACTGTTTCAATCCCCGGGACAACTGGCCCGTTGATGCCGGTGATCCTCCCTGCTGGGATCGAAGCACCACCATGGAAGAGGACCTTGCCAAGGGGCTGACCCCTGGGGATGCCCTGCCGCGCAACTGGTGGAACATCTATCCGGATCAGTATCTGTTGCCGGCCATTGCCTACATGGGCATCCAGAAGGATACCCCTGTTATTGTTTACGGAGAGGATGTTACTGCTGCAGCCAGAATTATCTCGACGCTGATGTATGCCGGTGTGGAAGATGTAAGGCTTCTCAACGGTGGAAAGACAGCATGGACTACGGCGGGATTTTCCCTTTCAACGGAACCGGCCCAGAGGGTTTCCCTGGAAGAATTTGATCCGGATACCCCTGGCCGGACAACGGCCATTTATCCTGAATACAAATCTGAGATTCCCCATGTCCGGGAGGTGGTCAACGGTGATGTTACTGATGCCGTCATCGTTGATGTCCGTAGTATGGATGAATACCTGGGGAAAAGTGCTCCCTACGGCTATATCCCCACGGACGGCCGTATCCCCGGGGCTGTGTGGGGGCTGGCAGGATCCAGTCCCTGGACCATGGAAGACTACACCGATGATCAGGACACCACCCTGAGATCTTATGAGGAGATCAAAACATTCTGGGTCTCCCAGGGGCTCACCCCGGACAAGCATCTTAGTTTTTATTGCGGAACGGGCTGGAGATCGAGCCTGGCATGGTTCTATGCATACCTGATGGGGTATCCCCAGGTCAGCAATTTTGACAGTGGCTGGTTTGAGTGGAGCATGGGTGAAGGGTCTGCCTATGCCGGAGCGGATCCGGTGCTGAACCCCATCGTGGACGATGATTTAACCCTTCCATAAATTACGAGTTTAAGCGTTTATTCATCCAGGGGTGCCTTGACAGGTACCCCTGCATCAACCCATGGAGATCAGTGCCTATCACAACCATGAAACCCAGGGGGAAGACAAAGACAAGGGGAAGGGCTGCCCAGGTTTCCTGGTGCCAGGTAAGCCAGAGAGGAAGCAGAGAATAGAGCATGATCGGCAGGTTGAGCATCAATGCTCTGATGCTTCTGGGTTGGGAACCCTGTAAGGCAGGTTTGAGTTTGCGGAGATCTGAAACACCAGACTTGGGTGTTCGGTCAAAGACCCCGCCTTTCTGGCACATCCCCTTTAACACGGACAGGGCCAGGCAGGGCGCAAGACCGATGCTTAAGGCTGGAAGCACAAAAAGCGACCAGGGAAAACGTTTCTTTCCTGATCTAAGGCCATGGATCAGGTAATAGATAAGAATAGCTCCGGTGGAGATGCAGAACAGGGGCAGATCAAACCAGATCACCTGGTAGATGCCAATGTGCATGCGATAAATGAGAACCGGATAGAGGGTCACGGTCAGAATAAATCCAAATACCCAGCATAGATTTGTCATCAGGTGGGCAACACCTTCGATCTTAACGGCAAGGGGAAGGGGCGAGGCGATCAGCCGGGGAAGAATTTTTCTGGCTGTCTGGATCGAGCCCTTTGCCCAGCGTTCCTGCTGGGTCCTGAAATCCGCAAGTGTCACGGGAAGTTCCGACAGAACTTCAACCTGGTCCAGGTAGGTGAATTTCCAGCCAGCCATCTGGGCACGGTAACTCAGGTCAAGATCTTCGGTGACAGTATCATCCTGCCATCCCCCGGATGTTTCAATGGCCCGTCGCCGCCAGACCCCTGCTGTGCCGTTAAAGTTAAAGAAAAGTCCCCGGGCCGATCGAATTTGATGTTCAATTCTGAAATGGGGGGTCAGAAGCAGGGCCTGGAGTCGGGTAAGCCAGGAGTAACCCTTATTGAGAAAGGTCCACCGTGCCTGGACCATGCCGATATTGGAATGATTGAACCAGGGAATGGTTTTCTCAAGAAAATCCGGATCAGGAATAAAATCGGCATCAAAGAGAGCAATAAATTCACCCTTGCACACAGCCATTCCATTTTTAAGTGCGCCAGCCTTATAACCTGTTCTGGAACGCCTTGTTATTGCTGAGATGGGAATCTTTCTGGATACCCAATAATCAATCCTTTGTTGAACAATTTCCCGGGTCTGGTCCGTGGAATCATCAAGTATCTGGATATCCAGTTTTTCCCGGGGCCAG
Coding sequences:
- a CDS encoding glycosyltransferase family 2 protein, yielding MDKFFFILTVAHFMSMGGIALYGVHRLWLLTCWHRHGQNKRFMVNPPELPPMTRIPRVTVQVPLYNEPMVAARIIDAVAVLAWPREKLDIQILDDSTDQTREIVQQRIDYWVSRKIPISAITRRSRTGYKAGALKNGMAVCKGEFIALFDADFIPDPDFLEKTIPWFNHSNIGMVQARWTFLNKGYSWLTRLQALLLTPHFRIEHQIRSARGLFFNFNGTAGVWRRRAIETSGGWQDDTVTEDLDLSYRAQMAGWKFTYLDQVEVLSELPVTLADFRTQQERWAKGSIQTARKILPRLIASPLPLAVKIEGVAHLMTNLCWVFGFILTVTLYPVLIYRMHIGIYQVIWFDLPLFCISTGAILIYYLIHGLRSGKKRFPWSLFVLPALSIGLAPCLALSVLKGMCQKGGVFDRTPKSGVSDLRKLKPALQGSQPRSIRALMLNLPIMLYSLLPLWLTWHQETWAALPLVFVFPLGFMVVIGTDLHGLMQGYLSRHPWMNKRLNS
- a CDS encoding sulfurtransferase — its product is MKKGIFNGLVIVTSMVLMISLWGCGSSSTTSKAVPSDNLTGDTSMFPNNDLIASAQYLLDNGASNVNASANSTPIIIDTRSAAAYALGHIPGAINTEWGNFVVWNEPPEKAVLQPVADLETTLGSLGLTREATIVIYDDTLASWGSSGRIFWMLEYLGCTHVKILNGGWDKWEADKLPAQTSVNVLAPAVFTAVLNTDINPDKDHILDRMGDSDFVTVDTRTDAEFNGWTLYGEARGGHISGAVHLPYEWYFNSDHSILGYADLQDLFDSHGISDDKEIVPYCTAGIRSGFFYYLARLMGYDRVSNYDASMWDWAAANSAVYPMEALAHYERLVYPALVNQMMAEEPDLVIVETGWGPVGDNYNSGHLPGAVWVNTDEIEYDCFNPRDNWPVDAGDPPCWDRSTTMEEDLAKGLTPGDALPRNWWNIYPDQYLLPAIAYMGIQKDTPVIVYGEDVTAAARIISTLMYAGVEDVRLLNGGKTAWTTAGFSLSTEPAQRVSLEEFDPDTPGRTTAIYPEYKSEIPHVREVVNGDVTDAVIVDVRSMDEYLGKSAPYGYIPTDGRIPGAVWGLAGSSPWTMEDYTDDQDTTLRSYEEIKTFWVSQGLTPDKHLSFYCGTGWRSSLAWFYAYLMGYPQVSNFDSGWFEWSMGEGSAYAGADPVLNPIVDDDLTLP
- a CDS encoding transglutaminase family protein, with the protein product MQYNISHITRYHHGDVASLSHNELFLTPRQTPTQNCVKNTITLSPEPSTFSQRMDFFGNTVTTTTIQRPHRTLEITAGSQVILTPANPIPPEQTPAWDQVKKMVWQHATPETMEAFQFVFASSMIPVGEKFAAWARDLFQPGEPILKAALALTERVFTQFKYDPGATTTTTAVDTSFEMKRGVCQDFAHIEIACLRSLGLCARYVSGYLHTLPPPGKEKLVGADASHAWLSIYIPGMGWVDLDPTNNVIPTDQHLTLAWGRDYSDVTPVKGTVLGGGTHQLSVSVDVRPGT